A part of Saccharomonospora amisosensis genomic DNA contains:
- a CDS encoding Hsp70 family protein, which translates to MRILSVDLGTSNTVAVLSAHGRPPRVVEVDGSATMPSAVFAEEDGTLVVGRDAERRARLDPTRFEPNPKRRVDEQTLLLGTDVVPVNEALAAVLRRVLEETTRQLGGESPDEIRLTHPAQWGPVRRNVLLSAARLAGMSGAVSLVPEPVAAAAHFASFPGKALLPGQALAVYDLGAGTFDVAVVGATQSGFTVLAEDGLPDLGGLDVDQALLVHVGREVSHRDPQRWQCLLRPESTADRRARRALQEDVRAAKEALSRLPQTEVPMPEPFTDVLVTRSELEALVRPAMLRSVELLARTVSSAGLTPDRLAGIYLVGGSSRLPLVGTLLSEKLGVVPASLDQPETAVALGAHHVAADGISMRTQQVDGQAAATGQPVRPATAAAPPQPVVAAPAPTGPAGYPARPGYPGVHAHHNVPRQAPGPGFPAFSEPPRRATSGGRRKPLIGVAVAAVLVLAAAAVVWWPSSSTATYAAEECRTPGATDEQGFTGCLRQLAGAVAEQNQCGPGTGTGAAAAPNEEDLGVTVTCSAPGLAGAQITYLHSESAETIKRYTDGLLNRTGGGEQVRADWKGNALEGRYAAAAGRNSAVLVFTVDDRPLAGFVYQVNVAGTGELAGPAELADYFERNVQPGE; encoded by the coding sequence GTGCGGATTCTTTCCGTGGATCTCGGTACGTCCAACACGGTGGCGGTGCTGTCCGCACACGGCAGGCCACCCAGGGTGGTAGAGGTCGACGGGTCCGCGACGATGCCCTCGGCGGTGTTCGCCGAGGAGGACGGCACGCTCGTGGTCGGCCGCGACGCCGAGCGCAGGGCCCGGCTGGACCCCACCCGGTTCGAGCCCAACCCCAAGCGCCGGGTCGACGAACAGACCCTGCTGCTCGGTACGGACGTGGTTCCGGTGAACGAGGCGCTCGCCGCCGTGCTGCGCCGGGTCCTCGAGGAGACAACCCGGCAGCTCGGGGGCGAGTCACCGGACGAGATCCGGCTCACCCACCCGGCGCAGTGGGGTCCGGTGCGTCGCAACGTACTGCTCTCGGCCGCGCGGTTGGCGGGCATGTCCGGTGCGGTCTCGCTGGTGCCCGAGCCCGTCGCCGCGGCGGCGCACTTCGCCTCGTTCCCCGGCAAGGCACTGCTGCCGGGGCAGGCGCTGGCGGTGTACGACCTCGGCGCGGGCACGTTCGACGTCGCCGTCGTCGGCGCCACCCAGAGCGGTTTCACCGTGCTCGCCGAGGACGGCCTGCCCGACCTCGGTGGGCTCGATGTCGACCAGGCACTGCTCGTGCACGTCGGAAGAGAGGTGTCGCACCGCGACCCGCAGCGCTGGCAGTGCCTGCTCCGGCCGGAGTCGACGGCCGACCGGCGCGCCAGGCGCGCGTTGCAGGAGGACGTCAGGGCCGCCAAGGAGGCACTGTCCCGGCTGCCGCAGACGGAGGTGCCGATGCCGGAGCCGTTCACCGACGTCCTTGTGACCAGGTCGGAGCTTGAGGCGCTCGTGCGGCCAGCGATGTTGCGCAGTGTCGAGTTGCTCGCCAGGACGGTGTCGTCGGCGGGGCTCACCCCTGACCGGCTCGCGGGCATCTATCTGGTCGGCGGGTCGAGCAGGTTGCCGCTGGTGGGCACGTTGCTCTCCGAGAAGCTGGGCGTCGTGCCCGCCAGCCTCGACCAACCGGAGACGGCGGTGGCGCTCGGCGCGCATCACGTCGCGGCCGACGGGATCAGCATGCGAACCCAGCAGGTGGACGGGCAGGCCGCGGCCACGGGACAACCGGTACGGCCCGCCACGGCCGCCGCCCCGCCTCAGCCGGTCGTCGCCGCGCCCGCGCCCACCGGTCCGGCAGGCTACCCGGCGCGGCCGGGATATCCAGGGGTGCACGCGCACCACAACGTGCCGCGACAGGCACCGGGACCGGGCTTTCCCGCCTTCTCCGAGCCACCGCGGCGGGCGACATCGGGCGGTCGCAGGAAGCCGCTCATCGGCGTCGCGGTCGCGGCCGTGCTGGTGCTCGCCGCCGCCGCGGTGGTGTGGTGGCCCTCCTCCAGTACCGCGACCTACGCCGCCGAGGAATGCCGGACGCCGGGTGCCACCGACGAGCAGGGCTTCACCGGCTGCCTGCGCCAACTGGCCGGTGCGGTGGCCGAGCAGAACCAGTGTGGGCCGGGCACCGGTACCGGCGCCGCCGCGGCGCCGAACGAGGAGGACCTCGGTGTCACCGTGACGTGCTCGGCGCCGGGACTGGCCGGTGCGCAGATCACCTACCTGCACAGTGAATCGGCCGAGACCATCAAGCGATACACCGACGGGTTGCTGAACCGCACCGGAGGCGGCGAGCAGGTACGGGCCGACTGGAAGGGCAACGCGCTGGAGGGCCGGTACGCGGCCGCGGCAGGCAGGAACTCGGCTGTGCTGGTCTTCACGGTCGACGACCGCCCGCTCGCGGGGTTCGTGTACCAGGTGAACGTGGCGGGCACGGGGGAGCTGGCCGGGCCGGCCGAGTTGGCCGACTACTTCGAGCGCAACGTCCAGCCGGGGGAGTAG
- a CDS encoding DUF3046 domain-containing protein encodes MRITVFRRLMAEEFGQTRAETLARDHVLSGLGGRTIEQALADGVPAKEIWQQVCGEFDIPAERR; translated from the coding sequence ATGCGCATCACGGTTTTCCGCAGGCTGATGGCGGAGGAGTTCGGACAGACCCGCGCCGAGACCCTGGCGAGAGACCACGTGCTCAGCGGCCTGGGAGGACGCACGATCGAGCAGGCGCTGGCCGATGGGGTACCTGCCAAGGAGATCTGGCAGCAGGTGTGCGGCGAGTTCGACATCCCGGCGGAGCGTCGGTGA
- the recA gene encoding recombinase RecA, with protein sequence MPAAPDKGKALDLALAQIDKQFGKGSVMRLGEETRPPIEVIPTGAIALDIALGIGGLPRGRVVEVYGPESSGKTTVALHAVANAQKAGGIAAFIDAEHALDPEYAKTLGVDTDALLVSQPDTGEQALEIADMLIRSGALDILVIDSVAALVPRAEIEGEMGDSHVGLQARLMSQALRKITGALHNSGTTAIFINQLREKVGVMFGSPETTTGGKALKFYASVRLDVRRIETLKDGGEPVGNRTRVKVVKNKVAPPFKQAEFDILYGVGVSREGSLIDMGVDQGILRKSGAWYTYEGDQLGQGKENARRFLRDNPDIANEIEKRIKEKLGIGAQVDAEEAAPAPVEF encoded by the coding sequence ATGCCAGCAGCACCGGACAAGGGCAAGGCGCTCGATCTAGCCCTTGCCCAGATCGACAAGCAGTTCGGCAAGGGGTCGGTGATGCGCCTCGGCGAGGAGACCCGGCCGCCGATCGAGGTCATCCCCACCGGCGCCATCGCGCTGGACATAGCCCTGGGTATCGGAGGACTGCCTCGCGGCCGGGTGGTGGAGGTCTACGGTCCGGAGTCCTCCGGTAAGACAACGGTCGCGTTGCACGCGGTGGCCAACGCGCAGAAGGCGGGCGGCATCGCGGCGTTCATCGATGCCGAGCACGCGCTCGATCCCGAGTACGCCAAGACGCTCGGTGTCGACACCGACGCGTTGCTCGTCTCCCAGCCGGACACCGGTGAGCAGGCGCTGGAGATCGCCGACATGCTGATTCGCTCCGGCGCGCTCGACATCCTGGTGATCGACTCGGTGGCGGCGCTGGTGCCCCGCGCCGAGATCGAGGGCGAGATGGGCGACTCGCACGTCGGCCTGCAGGCCAGGCTGATGAGCCAGGCACTGCGCAAGATCACCGGTGCGCTGCACAACTCCGGCACCACCGCCATCTTCATCAACCAGTTGCGCGAGAAGGTCGGCGTCATGTTCGGCAGCCCGGAGACGACCACCGGTGGTAAGGCGCTGAAGTTCTACGCGTCGGTCCGGCTCGACGTCCGCCGTATCGAGACCCTCAAGGACGGCGGTGAGCCGGTCGGTAACCGCACCAGGGTCAAGGTGGTGAAGAACAAGGTCGCGCCGCCGTTCAAGCAGGCCGAGTTCGACATCCTCTACGGTGTTGGCGTTTCGCGGGAGGGCTCGCTCATCGACATGGGCGTCGATCAGGGAATCCTGCGCAAGTCCGGCGCCTGGTACACCTACGAGGGCGACCAACTCGGCCAGGGCAAGGAGAACGCGCGCAGGTTCCTGCGCGACAACCCCGACATCGCCAACGAGATCGAGAAGCGCATCAAGGAAAAGCTCGGTATCGGTGCTCAGGTCGACGCCGAGGAGGCCGCCCCGGCGCCGGTCGAGTTCTAG
- a CDS encoding regulatory protein RecX produces MAELTPEEARKKAKEICFDLLAARPRTKDELRQALRRKGFDERTRETLLGKLDEAGLVDDEAFAQLWVRSRHTQQGLARSALVAELKRKGVDSDVAVEAAGEIDRDAEEQRARELVRKKLRTMAGLDERTATRRLLGMLARKGYPQGLSYVVVREELRDAGAESTLLDDIVPD; encoded by the coding sequence GTGGCGGAGCTGACACCGGAGGAAGCCAGGAAGAAGGCCAAGGAGATCTGCTTCGACCTGCTGGCCGCGCGGCCCCGCACCAAGGACGAGCTGCGTCAGGCGTTGCGCCGCAAGGGCTTCGACGAGCGGACGAGGGAGACCCTGCTCGGCAAGCTGGACGAGGCCGGGCTTGTCGACGACGAGGCCTTCGCGCAGCTGTGGGTGCGGTCCCGGCACACCCAGCAGGGCCTCGCCCGGTCGGCGCTCGTGGCGGAGCTCAAGCGCAAAGGTGTCGACAGCGACGTCGCGGTCGAGGCCGCGGGCGAGATCGACCGGGACGCCGAGGAGCAGCGAGCCCGCGAGTTGGTTCGCAAGAAGCTGCGCACGATGGCCGGCCTCGACGAGCGGACCGCCACCCGACGACTGCTCGGGATGCTGGCACGCAAGGGTTACCCGCAAGGACTGTCCTACGTGGTGGTCCGCGAGGAACTGCGTGACGCGGGTGCGGAGTCCACACTGCTCGACGACATCGTCCCGGACTGA
- a CDS encoding Uma2 family endonuclease, with product MLKASDVLLVVEIVSPGSTRTDNVDKRGEYADAGIPHYWIVDITEPVSLVACHLAGEFGYQDGGAVTGEFATDDPFAVRVNLDALL from the coding sequence TTGCTCAAGGCGTCCGACGTGCTGCTCGTGGTGGAGATCGTGTCGCCGGGTTCGACCCGGACCGACAACGTGGACAAGCGCGGCGAGTACGCCGACGCCGGAATCCCGCACTACTGGATCGTCGATATCACCGAGCCCGTCTCGCTGGTCGCCTGCCACCTTGCCGGGGAGTTCGGCTATCAGGACGGCGGTGCCGTCACCGGTGAGTTCGCCACCGATGACCCGTTCGCGGTGCGGGTGAACCTCGACGCGCTGCTCTGA
- a CDS encoding acyltransferase family protein, translated as MSAPTEIIPAVHARLPTLTGMRFLAALLVFVFHAATVFDYPDQQTAADVGWLTGKLAFLGVSFFFVLSGFVLSWSARAGDTAARFWRRRACKVYPNHLVTFLLAVALLLALHKPVTGWWQNLLLIHAWFPDQTIFNSANVVSWSLACEAVFYLLFPVLHRWFGRIPSSTLWWWASGLVVVVLCMPLLAQALVPATGGDPTQPGSSLSQVWFLYIFPPVCLLQFMLGMIMASIVLSGRWIGLPLPLAAVLLAGGYALALVVPYNFGVNATTIVPVALVIAAAAVADVRGRATLLRGRVAVWLGEVSFAFYLVHYLVLLHGRELTGLRGNGEVAVELAVLTGAMALSLGLAWLLYAGVERPVMRRWSRPRRSARPPAPPQSQPRPPQAQRGQVTGPHHGVPVARGSTALQRHSAPVAKQPRPREPRW; from the coding sequence GTGTCCGCGCCCACCGAGATCATTCCGGCGGTTCATGCCCGCCTGCCAACCCTGACCGGCATGCGCTTTCTGGCCGCACTGCTGGTGTTCGTCTTCCACGCGGCCACCGTGTTCGACTACCCCGACCAGCAGACCGCGGCGGACGTCGGATGGCTCACCGGCAAGCTGGCCTTCCTCGGTGTGTCGTTCTTCTTCGTGCTGAGCGGCTTCGTACTCAGCTGGTCGGCGAGGGCGGGCGACACCGCCGCGCGGTTCTGGCGCCGCCGGGCCTGCAAGGTCTACCCCAACCACCTGGTGACGTTCCTGCTCGCGGTCGCGCTGCTGCTCGCACTGCACAAGCCGGTCACCGGTTGGTGGCAGAACCTGCTGCTGATCCACGCGTGGTTCCCCGACCAGACGATCTTCAACAGCGCCAACGTGGTGAGCTGGTCGCTGGCCTGCGAGGCGGTGTTCTACCTGCTGTTTCCGGTGCTGCACCGGTGGTTCGGCCGCATCCCGTCGTCGACCCTGTGGTGGTGGGCGTCCGGTTTGGTCGTCGTCGTGCTGTGCATGCCGCTGCTCGCGCAAGCGTTGGTGCCCGCCACCGGCGGCGATCCCACACAGCCGGGTTCGAGCCTTTCGCAGGTGTGGTTCCTCTATATCTTCCCGCCGGTGTGCCTGCTGCAGTTCATGCTCGGCATGATCATGGCGAGCATCGTGTTGTCCGGCCGCTGGATCGGCCTTCCGCTCCCGCTGGCAGCCGTGCTGCTGGCGGGCGGATACGCGCTGGCGCTCGTCGTGCCCTACAACTTCGGCGTCAACGCCACCACGATCGTGCCTGTCGCGCTCGTTATCGCGGCAGCTGCGGTCGCCGACGTGCGCGGCCGCGCGACGTTGCTGCGCGGCAGGGTTGCGGTTTGGCTGGGCGAGGTGTCCTTCGCCTTCTACCTCGTGCACTACCTGGTGCTGCTGCACGGCCGCGAACTCACGGGCCTTCGCGGCAACGGAGAGGTCGCCGTGGAACTTGCCGTGCTCACCGGCGCGATGGCGCTGAGCCTCGGCTTGGCGTGGCTGCTTTATGCCGGCGTCGAGCGGCCCGTCATGCGCCGCTGGAGCAGACCGCGTAGATCGGCCCGGCCGCCAGCGCCACCACAGTCACAGCCACGGCCGCCACAGGCGCAGCGCGGGCAGGTCACCGGCCCACACCACGGTGTCCCAGTGGCACGGGGCAGCACGGCGTTGCAGAGGCACAGCGCGCCCGTGGCGAAACAGCCACGCCCGCGGGAACCTCGGTGGTGA
- the eda gene encoding bifunctional 4-hydroxy-2-oxoglutarate aldolase/2-dehydro-3-deoxy-phosphogluconate aldolase, with product MVTSSELLTLSPVLPVVVLHDADDAVPVAHALRSGGVGVMEVTLRTPAAVDAVARVAREVPDMVVGAGTVTTPQQARQAADAGAAFLVTPGCTETLVSAALDTGLALLPGAATVSEAMRLAERGLHALKFFPAEASGGTDALRAIAGPLPWLRFCPTGGITMDSARRYLELANVDCVGGSWLTPPDAVAAKDFAWIEALARQAVALTAPER from the coding sequence ATGGTCACGAGTTCGGAGCTGCTGACGCTGTCGCCGGTGCTGCCAGTGGTCGTGCTACACGACGCCGACGACGCCGTGCCCGTGGCCCACGCGTTGCGCTCCGGCGGCGTGGGTGTCATGGAGGTGACGCTGCGCACTCCGGCCGCGGTGGACGCGGTGGCCCGCGTGGCGCGGGAGGTGCCGGACATGGTCGTCGGAGCCGGCACAGTGACCACGCCACAGCAGGCGCGGCAGGCCGCCGACGCAGGGGCGGCGTTCCTTGTGACGCCTGGATGCACCGAGACGTTGGTCTCGGCGGCACTCGACACCGGGCTCGCGCTGCTACCAGGAGCTGCGACCGTTTCCGAGGCCATGCGGCTGGCAGAGCGGGGGTTGCACGCCCTCAAATTCTTCCCTGCCGAGGCCAGCGGCGGGACCGACGCGCTGCGCGCGATAGCCGGTCCGCTGCCGTGGCTGCGTTTCTGCCCCACCGGCGGAATCACAATGGACAGCGCAAGGCGCTATCTGGAGTTGGCCAATGTGGACTGTGTTGGCGGCTCATGGCTGACGCCGCCGGACGCCGTCGCGGCGAAGGACTTCGCTTGGATCGAGGCGCTGGCGCGGCAGGCCGTTGCCTTGACCGCACCGGAAAGGTAG
- the edd gene encoding phosphogluconate dehydratase has protein sequence MRPLHPVIAEVTARIAARSENSRGAYLSRVSDARAATADGPARAGLGCGNLAHGFAACSGPDRLTLRGRQGPGIAIVSAYNDLLSAHQPLGEFPDQLKEATRRAGGVARFAGGVPAMCDGITQGRAGMELSLFSRDVIAMATGVALAHDMFDGTLLLGVCDKIVPGLLIGALSFGHLPAILVPAGPMPSGLPNKDKARVRQLYAQGSATREELLEAESASYHSPGTCTFYGTANSNQLVLEVMGLQLPGAAFVQPNTPLRRALTERAARRIVEISPVGGGEGYTPVAEVVDERSIVNGVVALLASGGSTNHTLHLVAIASAAGIELTWDDFADLSSVVPLLASIYPNGSADINHFHAAGGVPFLVATLLDAGLLHGDVRTVAGTGLHRYRAEPVLRDGELTWREAPSRSLDENVLRPIDRPFAPDGGLRMLRGNLGRAVLKVSAVSPRHRLVYAPARVFDSQQDFQLAFRAGELNRDVVVVLRQQGPRANGMPELHGLTPALSSLLDAGHRVALVTDGRMSGASGKVPAAIHVTPEAAVGGPLARVADGDLIRVDADSGELEVDVAAATLASRAPSGSVPGEDEWVGTGRELFAALRRCVGPAERGASVFAPVGARPHPAIAGVTGGLT, from the coding sequence TTGCGACCCCTCCACCCCGTCATCGCCGAGGTCACCGCCCGCATCGCCGCTCGAAGCGAGAACTCCCGCGGCGCCTACCTCTCCCGGGTCAGCGACGCCCGCGCGGCCACGGCCGACGGTCCGGCGCGGGCCGGGCTGGGGTGCGGCAATCTCGCGCACGGCTTCGCCGCGTGCTCCGGCCCCGACCGGCTCACCCTGCGAGGGCGGCAGGGCCCGGGAATCGCGATCGTGTCCGCCTACAACGACCTGCTCTCGGCCCACCAACCGCTCGGTGAGTTCCCCGACCAGCTGAAGGAGGCCACGAGGCGGGCCGGGGGTGTCGCCCGGTTCGCGGGCGGGGTACCCGCCATGTGCGACGGCATCACACAGGGGCGGGCGGGAATGGAACTCTCGCTGTTCAGCCGCGACGTGATAGCCATGGCGACAGGTGTGGCGCTGGCACACGACATGTTCGACGGGACGCTGCTGCTCGGCGTGTGCGACAAGATCGTGCCCGGGCTGCTCATCGGCGCACTGTCATTCGGGCACCTGCCCGCGATCCTGGTGCCTGCGGGACCCATGCCGTCCGGGCTGCCGAACAAGGACAAGGCTCGCGTGCGGCAGTTGTACGCGCAGGGCAGCGCCACGAGGGAGGAACTGTTGGAGGCCGAGTCCGCCTCCTACCACTCCCCCGGCACCTGCACCTTCTACGGCACGGCCAACTCCAACCAACTCGTGCTCGAGGTGATGGGCCTGCAACTGCCGGGAGCAGCCTTCGTGCAACCGAACACACCGCTGCGGCGGGCGCTCACCGAACGAGCCGCCAGGCGCATCGTCGAGATTTCCCCGGTCGGTGGCGGCGAAGGCTACACACCCGTGGCCGAGGTGGTGGACGAGCGTTCGATCGTGAACGGGGTGGTCGCGTTGCTGGCCAGCGGAGGCTCCACAAACCACACCCTGCACCTGGTCGCGATCGCCTCGGCGGCCGGAATAGAGCTTACCTGGGACGACTTCGCCGATCTCTCTTCGGTGGTGCCGCTGCTGGCCAGCATCTATCCCAACGGCAGCGCCGACATCAACCACTTCCACGCCGCGGGTGGCGTGCCGTTCCTCGTCGCCACGCTGCTCGACGCCGGACTGCTGCACGGCGACGTGCGCACCGTGGCGGGCACCGGGCTGCACCGCTACCGCGCCGAGCCGGTGTTGCGTGACGGCGAGTTGACCTGGCGCGAAGCCCCGTCGCGCAGCCTCGACGAGAACGTTCTGCGCCCGATCGACCGGCCGTTCGCACCCGACGGCGGACTGCGCATGTTGCGTGGCAATCTGGGCCGTGCGGTGCTGAAGGTGTCGGCCGTTTCTCCGCGCCACCGCCTCGTCTACGCGCCCGCGCGGGTGTTCGACTCCCAGCAGGACTTCCAGCTGGCGTTTCGAGCAGGCGAACTGAATCGCGATGTCGTGGTGGTGCTGCGCCAGCAGGGTCCCCGCGCCAACGGGATGCCCGAGCTGCACGGCCTCACCCCCGCGCTCAGCTCACTGCTGGACGCCGGGCATCGCGTGGCACTCGTAACCGACGGCAGGATGTCAGGGGCATCGGGGAAGGTTCCCGCCGCGATTCACGTCACGCCGGAGGCCGCGGTGGGTGGGCCGCTGGCCCGGGTGGCCGACGGGGATCTGATTCGCGTCGACGCCGACTCGGGTGAGTTGGAGGTCGACGTGGCGGCCGCGACACTCGCATCGAGGGCTCCATCGGGCTCGGTCCCCGGTGAGGACGAATGGGTCGGCACCGGCCGGGAACTGTTCGCCGCGCTGCGCCGCTGCGTCGGTCCGGCGGAGCGAGGCGCCAGCGTGTTCGCGCCGGTCGGTGCCCGACCACATCCCGCTATCGCGGGCGTCACCGGTGGACTCACCTGA